The stretch of DNA ACCCCCTCAGCAAGTAGTGTATGTCTTCACCACCAGCCTAGCCAACAGGTCAGTATGACCGCTTTGTTTCTGTCCCAATAGACTCTGCAGCTTCACAGCCTgattttcaaataaacaaatggGACATTTACCCTATATTGCCATGTTTAAGCCGGAAATGTTTGAGAAAGCCACAACAAAGGAGTTGACTTTTATGCATATATTAACATAGCAGACCATTTTCACCACACTCTTGTGATAGATGTAGGAGTGTGCTTTTACAAGCCATTGTCACGACTGAATAGAAAACTatgaaaatattagaaaaatgtTCATACTTATTTTGTTGTTCAACaagctatttttattttctgcagTGCTGCAGAGGCAGTGATGCATGGCCATACAGACTCCATCCTCTTGTATCATCAGCAGAATGTCCCTCGTACTAAGCTGGACCAGGTCTGTCTTTATATATAGACATATAGTGTACATACATGCCTGCATATTTTTATGTTagattataaaatgtttaagcTATATGGGTGTGTTTATGTTTGTAATCATGATCCATATGTAAATGCTCTTAAAATACCAAGTAGagtggaaaaaatgtatcataataTCCACACTTGCAGGTGCTGCATGGTGTGAGACATTGCATTTGTTTAAATGGCTATTTAAATCACAATGCTCATCTTTGTTCCTGTTTCtgttttgatatgaaacagtaGTCTTTTGTGATTTATTGAGCTGAGactaattaacattaacagCACCCCCacctctgtctttctctctttttcttttttcttttctttttttttttttttttttttttttttgtatttgaatgAGCAGTCTACTAGTGTTGGAAAACTCTCCAACCTAACAGAGCAGATCAGCTCTAGTCATAGTCCACCCATTGGCACACCCAAATCCCAAAGTGGTACGCCCCGGCCAGCTTCCGTTGGTGCAGTTGTGGGAGGACATCTTCCTGGCACCACTACTCCTTCTTCCACAGGCCATCCAGACAGTGAGCCAGCCCAAACCCACCGAGGAGGAGGAACATCAAGCAGCAACAGCCGCTCTGCAGTTCATTCACTGGGCCCAGGAAGTTCAGGCCCACAGTCTGTAGGGGTTTCAGGAACAGAAGGAGTGGACAGGCCAGGTACAATTCCCCACCATGGTGCAGGTGTGTCTCCTTCCTCAAGTCCCTCTGCATTATCTGCACACCGTCAGAGTGAGCTGGGCCAACTTGGAGGGTCAGGAAACACAGATGGCCTCTCTAAGGAGCAGCTGGAACATCGTGAACGCTCTTTGCAGACTCTTCGAGACATTGAGAGGTTGCTTCTCCGTAGTGGAGCCGGTGCTGGCCATGAAGAACCAAGAGGTCCTAATGGCAATCCTAATGGCACTAATATCAACAACAATAATAGTAATGATGGGGGTAGGGGTTTGGAAGATGGTGAGAATGGTGGGGGGAATGCTGGTAATTGCCATAGCAACAATGCTGGTATGCCTCATGTCAGTGGAATGAAAAAATATGAGGAGCCATTACAGTCCATCATCTCACAGACACAAAATCTTGGTGGGCCTGGATTGGATGACTCGCTGATGGGCCCACACCATGGTATGCCACCACATTCCCACCACCTCTCCTCACCCTCAGGGTTAGACATGGGGCCCCTTCTTGGACATGAGAGTGTAACACCAGAGCAGCTAGCTTGGAGGAAGCTACAAGAGGAGTACTACCAGGAGAAAAGGCGGCAACACGAGATGAACCCCCACCAACATCCCCAGCATTTCCGCATGATCCCAGAAATGGGCATGCCTGGGGGACCTCCAATGCTGATGAGAGGCCCCCCACCACCATATCACAGTAAGCCTGGTGATCAACAGTGGGGGCCAGGGCCAATGGTTGGGGGAGGAATGGGAGGGAATTCACGAATAATGGACATGCACCAGGAAGGTCCTCGAGGGCCAAGGTTTCTTGGACAGATGCGAGGTCCGTCAAGTGGTGGGGGTTACCCAGAAAGCCCTGGAGGAGTTCTAGGTATGGAGGGGTTGGGGCCTCAAAGACCTCCAAGGCCAGGCATGGGCTGGTTAGAGGAAATGCCTCCAAACATGGGTGGTGGAGGCCCATTTCATGGGTGCTATCCTCCAGGGGGGCCTGGGGGACCTCCCCAGCACTTTCAAGGTGATTTGGATCGCCCTATAACACGGGAAGAGATGTTCCGCAGACTCCATAGATTAGACATGCAGCAAATATCCAGACAGCAGCAGCAGGCAGGGATTGGAGGCCCTAGGATGATAGATAACTCTGGGGGACCAGGCTTCCCCAATCCTGGAATGGGTGGAGGCCCACCCTCCCGTGGTGATCCAATGGACTTTCCTGGTTCTCGGACTATAATGGGCTCTCCTATTGGTGGAGTAGGCAGTGATGGTGGCCCCACAATGAGAGACATAGTTGACTCTCCATTAGGGGGTAACCTCAATATGAGTATGGGCATGAATATGAATCCACAGCAGCAGCAGTTGCTGGCTCAGAAGCTGAGGGGAGGTCCTGGAATTGGCGGACGGCTTGGAGAGATGTTGAACCCTGAAGACATTTCCCGCATTAGGGCTTCACAGAATGGCCGGGGTAGTTCTAACAAAGGAATGATCCCTGGGCCAGATGGACCTCTTCAGTTCCCCAATCAGAGCTCCTTTCCTGGTAGTCAAGGTGATGGCTCATACATGCAGCAGCCAGGCTCTGATATGTTTGGACCAGATCAGCCAGGTCCTCCCCACATGAGCAGCACCTCAAGACTTAGTCACATTCCCATAAACTCTGGCTCAAGGGGTACAGACCTTGGTGCTCGACACCCTCCTGACCTGCCCATTAGTGTTAACCCAATGGGTTCCCCAGCTATACCACCATCTCACCAGCTTAAATCGCCTTCTCTTAGCCAGGAGCCATCACCCCTCATGCCTTCACCCTCTGCAGCAGGCCTGAAATCACCCAGCCAGTTACCACAGAGTGGTCCATCTCACCCTCCTCTACCAGCAGCCTCTGGGGCTGGAACACCCTCTTCCACCTCTATCAAGTCCCCCCAGGTAATAGGTCCTTCTCTTGGTCTTCGCTCACCATCTGGCTCCCCTGGACACCTTAAATCTCCGACCATGCCTGTCGCTTCACCTGGCTGGACTGCCTCACCCAAGACTGCTATGCCTAGCCCTGGAGGGCCTCCTAGTGTCAAGGTCGCAGGCAATGGAGGCAGCAGTTCCACTGATACAGGTAAAAATGTTCTTAGGAATATGaatcaaatatacaaaaatggTGTGCACATCTAAAACCAAATTGGGCTCAGGTGCAAGACAACAAAATAACAATGAATGAACAAAGAAAATAGATGTCCGCACACTGAAATTGCAACTCCAAAAGTTTACCAAACAGTGCAACTTTTCGACCAGTCAGATCTTCATCGGGCACAATACCCTTGTGGAGTGAGACTCAATTCTTTGTAAGCACATGTGATAACAAAGAttggaaacacacacagagtcgTGTGACAATTgatcagaaacacacacagagtcatGTGACAAAGAAATAACAccttgaaataaaaaacatgaactttgaattctttaaaaggtGCGCTGTTTGGTAAATCTCTTTGGGAAAACTTGTTGGAGCTGCAATTTTAGTGTgcacacatttattttctttgttcattcatataaatatgaaaatgaattttGTGCATATTCTTGCTTTTTACATGATTTACATGTCTTCCAccattttttgtttacattaggTATGTCCCTGCCACCTAGGAGTTCCAACTCAACGCCCATCAGTCAGCCTACCAACTCTATCAATCCTAGCATGCCTTTCACATCCTCACCAGATGCCCCTCCCTCCCAGAATCCTCTATCCCTTATAATGTCTCAGATGTCAAAGTATGCCATGCCTAGCTCCACTCCGCTCTACCATGACGCCATCAAGACAATTGCCACATCGGATGATGAGATGCTACCCGATAGACCCCTCCTACCTGGAATCAACATGTCAGGTACAGATTTTACATTTGATCACCTGTTTTAGAATCCAGAACTCAATGCACCATGGAAgtgataatataaaaatgagTTTATTCTCCTTCAGATCAATGCCCATTATATTATTTTGCCTTTACAATTGCTTTCTTTGTTTAATAGAGAAGttattcattaaaatcattACATGTAATCTCTTTTTCAGTTGGCAACATGGGAAATCACCAGTCTACACAGATGCTCCTCTCCTCGCAGGGTTCAATGGGACCTCACAGTGGTCCGCAAAGTCCAATGGGAATGGCTCTCCAAGGAGGCCCACAGCTATCCCATGATCCCTCTGGACCTATGCTCCCATCCCCAAACCCTATGGGAATACCAGGAATGACCTCAGCAATAATGGGAGGTGGACCTCCAGATGGAATAGGGCCCTGTAATGTTTCCCCAATGCACCCCCAAAACCAGATGGGAGGATTCCCTCGTATGCAGGGACCCCTTCACTCCCCTATTGGTGGTATGGGGCAACAGTACCCCCAGCGTCCTGATGAGGTCTTATCGCCCCAACAGATGCATCTTCTAAGTAAAGGCATGTCTCACCAGCGGCCTCCTCACCAACCAGACTCTTTTCCATCCATGCCCATGGGTGATGGTCCAGACCTAAGTGAGGTCATTAGGCCCACACATACAGGCATTCCTGAGTTTGATCTTTCCCGTATCATTCCCGCGGACAAGCCCAGCAGCACCCTACAGTACTTCCCCAAGAGTGAAGCCATGTCCCAGCCACAGCAAAATCCTCACCAGGGCCAACCGCCTCCACAGGCTTCTTCTGCTCAACTGCTCAAACAGCTCTCCTCGTCTGGGCCTCCCCATAGCAGCGTCCCCTCCTCCAACCCCCATATTGCTAACCTACAGAACATGATGGCTGAGCAACAGCTGCCCCTACACCCCTCACACTCACATTGTGGGATGCGCCCAGGAATGGGCATGCCTCAGATTGGCTCCAGGGGCATGGGATCAGGAGGTGGGATGGGGCCCATATGCCACCCAGGGCACATGATGGGCAGGACAGGCATGTCTCCTCAACAGCAGCTCCAGCAACAACACCACCATCAGCAACAGCAGGCCATGATGGCCAATAACCTCTTACAACACCCGTCCCACCCTCCCCGTGGCATGCTGTCTCCACAGCAGCACCCTCATAATCTTATGGCCCAGCAGAATCTGATGATGATGCAGGCTAAGCAGCGGGGCATGGCTCTCCCTGGGGAGCACTTTGGCCAGCAGGGCGCTCTCATGTCCCCTCAGGGACCTATGATGGGACCTCCACATTCACAGTCTGGCATGATGGGCCCCCAGAGTCTTAGACAACGGAGCATGTCACTGGACAGCCCATTGGGCTATGGGCCTGGCAGTATGGCCAACATGCCCTTTTAAACTAGCTTATctgtaatactgtaaaaacCTTGTTTCTTAATGGCTATTTCTCATTTGGACATGTTTTTATTGCCATTGACTAACTGTGGCAATAAAATGCTAAAGACTTTGGTTTAAGTAATAATCTCTTGATGCTGAAGTTAACATTGGGAGAAAAGGAAACTGTTGAGAACTATCATTACAGTTAAGTAACAAAATCTGAAGCCATTTTTTaagatatttgtaaaatatgtatatttgagATCAATGTGTTTGATTGCAAAGGTTAAAGGAAAAAAGCCTCTGGGTTTCTATGTTCTAATTACATTCTGGCTACCAAACTGTTGTGGAAggtaatatataaatatctatatataaatattttatatatatatatatatatatatatatatatgtatatgtgtgtgtatatatatatatatatatatatatatgtatatatatatctataaatatatgtatatatatatctatatatatatatatatatatataaatatatgtatatatatatctatatataatatatataatatatatataaatatatatatatatatatatatatatacatacatttatatatatatattatatatatatatatatatatagttgctGTAAATAAGATGCAATTTGTGCTTGTTTGCAACTGTTCTGTatactgtgttttattagaaatctaataacaaaaatatgaaaaaaaaaaaaatctgttcagcTACTTTGTCTTGGCCTTCTTTGATGTGTATGAGGGGACATTTTGACTAGCGATcacattacagaaaaaaatcatgacACCGTTATATCACCCTTTTATTTCCAGTTATTTGTTACACAACAATTCATTAtctcatatttaataataatccaTTCAAAACAATGCAAAGCATTACAGCAGGTTAGATATGATGCTCAGTTTTGCTTATTAATGAAATTCAATCTCTCACTAACAGATCGTCCGGATTTATATGATTTAATACACTCACATATGTGCTTTCAGTCATGTTTGCAGTGATTGGCTCAGTGCGCAGGTAAATCTGTAAATCTCATAGCTGCCAATTTAGAAAGGAAAAACAATatgtacaaaaacattcagATGCTTTTATATGTATTGGCTGCTTGTTGTGGTAGTAATGGCTTCTGTGATCGACATCCTGTTAAGACTTTTTCTTTGCAGACCTGACAGGCATGCACGCAGACACTTTGTTTTTGCTAGCAACTGCAGGAGGTCTCTTCGGAAACGGACCCCTATGAAGGCGTACAGGATTGGATTCAGACAACAATGGGAAAAGCCAATGCTTTCTGTCACTAGCAGTGCCCGATTCAGTGTGTCATGAGCATGGCAGTCCTGCTCAGGCATAACACCCAACACTACCAGGGTATGCATGAAAACGGTGATGTTATACGGTAGCCAGCACAGGCAGAAAACCAGTGTAACCAGTAGGGCCAACCGAATTGCTCCCTGTTTCTCCAGACTTCTCTGGCTTTGGCAAAGAGTGATGATTATAGAAGTGTAGCAGTACCCCATGATCACCAGAGGCAGGAAGAAGCACAGCAGGTGTGTGAGAAAGCGGCTGGTCAACAACCAGTTGCTTGCATGGATGCCATAGTTGTGGTAATCACAAGACAACCTGGTCGGGTCGCTCACCTCTTTCTCCACGGACAGGAACACCGTGTTGGGAATGGTCACAGATAGGCAGATGAGCCAGAGCAGTCCACAAGTGAGGTGAACCGTCCTAGGCCGACGGGCCTGGACACTGGGGATGGCGTGCACAATGGCGAGGTAGCGATCGAAGCCGATGCACGCCAAAAGCAAACTCCCACACATCAGATTTAGGCGATTAATAAGGCCCAATAGCTTGCACAGAAAGGTTCCAAAAAGCCACCCGGCTGCTCCTTGAGTAACTGCGAATGGAAAAGTGAAGAGGAGGAGCAGGTCAGCCAGTGCCAGATGTAGCAGATAGATCTCTGTGATGCGCAGGTTGCTCCGCCGTTTTAGCAGGACTGTCAAGAGGAGACCATTTCCTGTTAAGCCCAGGAGAAACACCACACCATATACAAGGGGTTGGAATACAGTGTGAAACAGATGCAGTGGGTTCTTTTCGTTCTCACAGATGTACTGCACTCCATCAGGATGTTCTGTCACATTTTCATATTCACTTAAATAGTCGCCCGGTATCTGAAAATACACATTTCAGTAATGtcaaaaaactatttatttgcAGATTGCAACCAACAATAAAGATCAgtctaaatgattttttttttatataatttgaatCCTTAAATCTTTATGCTTAATCATttgcaatttattattttttccttgtttatttttatttaacaataaaaaaaaatagtagcaTATAGTAAGCAGTTTTATATCCACCTGTGGCGTTTACAGGAAGCTGTTTAAAGGAAGCGTCTCACttccttttttcattttttaaaaaaaattaataatacaattaataataataataaatagtaataGTAGCAAAAAGTAATTAAGACAAAATGATTCACAGGAAAACATTTAAAGATATTGTGGACTGTGATAATTTTGTATTAATAAAAccattaatgataataataataacaaattgaTCATTTTGTTCTTAAAGACTTCTTTCTCAAAATGTACAAttcatattgtatatttttctaATTAATAGAGCTTGTTTCCACAGGATGCAAATTAAATCAGTGACAACTACAGGAATTCTGTAACCATAACTTCCTAAAAATGCATTGAGAGTTATACTCACAGAAAAACTCAGATCAAGAGTGACTTTATTTGTTATTAGATCCATGTTTGTCCTGATGCAGATGAACATAAAATTGTCTCAGAAGTGTGTGTCCTCGTCCAGTCTGGGTAATGAAACCAATCTGAACAACCGACCCATGATTTGCGCTCAGATGTCAAGGCACGCCTCTTTAAAATTACCTCAAGGACTCAAACTCACCTTATTTGAATTCtttacaaaaacaatgaaacCCACACATTTCCTTTACAGAACAAGCACATCCCCCACTATCCTGCAATTCAATCAGATTTATACAGTATACTTGGCATAGTTTTAAGATTTACAGACTTACGCACTActcttacattttaattattgttgaGCGGATCATTATTCTTGTAAGCAGcaagtggttttttttttgttttgtttttagcacCTGGCTGACCAAAACTTTTGcacctttctttttttcccagcAACTGGCTTGGTTATAGAAACCTATTTAAAACCTCCACTTCATTAagtaacttttgtttttgcaagtAGGCTGCATTTATACAACAAACATTTGTTgacaaatatgaatatataaaagtaaacaaatataaactGTGTCTATGCATGAATTAAAATctctaaaaaattaaataaaaaaattctagttcttttttaaattaaagagtAAGAGCAGATAATAAAGGAAAACTCACTTTGGTCACTACATAATTCCCATACTTATTTAATACTTTAACATTTACCAAATATATTTGGTATGTAATATAGGATGGAGCACATGTTGGGCtaattttacccagcaaattaggttgtttatttaaccagtTTATTTAACACTGCCTGAGAACTGCTGTCTCCGTCTCCTGAAGAGGATGCAAAAAGGCTGTGATAAATAACTGTTGTTGCCTCTGACCCAGAAGCTATAGGTTACTGCGTTTTGATTGAAA from Ctenopharyngodon idella isolate HZGC_01 chromosome 18, HZGC01, whole genome shotgun sequence encodes:
- the bcl9l gene encoding B-cell CLL/lymphoma 9-like protein isoform X1, whose amino-acid sequence is MHSENKLSNHGKQVTSGSQSQLPNVNQAQQQGPAGNQGSKGSGSGSHGVKSNQISPGNPGLKSLNQSGGGIGGMMKTKAKRERSVSMDTGDQRESLTPVLEPDAKVEGVMRSKRRCVLERKQPYSGDEWCSGAETEEEDEKPLSATHREHVMCPSQGHSVSSATGHVSDPGGPGLGSGHGPSIRTDLHPRPPQQVVYVFTTSLANSAAEAVMHGHTDSILLYHQQNVPRTKLDQSTSVGKLSNLTEQISSSHSPPIGTPKSQSGTPRPASVGAVVGGHLPGTTTPSSTGHPDSEPAQTHRGGGTSSSNSRSAVHSLGPGSSGPQSVGVSGTEGVDRPGTIPHHGAGVSPSSSPSALSAHRQSELGQLGGSGNTDGLSKEQLEHRERSLQTLRDIERLLLRSGAGAGHEEPRGPNGNPNGTNINNNNSNDGGRGLEDGENGGGNAGNCHSNNAGMPHVSGMKKYEEPLQSIISQTQNLGGPGLDDSLMGPHHGMPPHSHHLSSPSGLDMGPLLGHESVTPEQLAWRKLQEEYYQEKRRQHEMNPHQHPQHFRMIPEMGMPGGPPMLMRGPPPPYHSKPGDQQWGPGPMVGGGMGGNSRIMDMHQEGPRGPRFLGQMRGPSSGGGYPESPGGVLGMEGLGPQRPPRPGMGWLEEMPPNMGGGGPFHGCYPPGGPGGPPQHFQGDLDRPITREEMFRRLHRLDMQQISRQQQQAGIGGPRMIDNSGGPGFPNPGMGGGPPSRGDPMDFPGSRTIMGSPIGGVGSDGGPTMRDIVDSPLGGNLNMSMGMNMNPQQQQLLAQKLRGGPGIGGRLGEMLNPEDISRIRASQNGRGSSNKGMIPGPDGPLQFPNQSSFPGSQGDGSYMQQPGSDMFGPDQPGPPHMSSTSRLSHIPINSGSRGTDLGARHPPDLPISVNPMGSPAIPPSHQLKSPSLSQEPSPLMPSPSAAGLKSPSQLPQSGPSHPPLPAASGAGTPSSTSIKSPQVIGPSLGLRSPSGSPGHLKSPTMPVASPGWTASPKTAMPSPGGPPSVKVAGNGGSSSTDTGMSLPPRSSNSTPISQPTNSINPSMPFTSSPDAPPSQNPLSLIMSQMSKYAMPSSTPLYHDAIKTIATSDDEMLPDRPLLPGINMSVGNMGNHQSTQMLLSSQGSMGPHSGPQSPMGMALQGGPQLSHDPSGPMLPSPNPMGIPGMTSAIMGGGPPDGIGPCNVSPMHPQNQMGGFPRMQGPLHSPIGGMGQQYPQRPDEVLSPQQMHLLSKGMSHQRPPHQPDSFPSMPMGDGPDLSEVIRPTHTGIPEFDLSRIIPADKPSSTLQYFPKSEAMSQPQQNPHQGQPPPQASSAQLLKQLSSSGPPHSSVPSSNPHIANLQNMMAEQQLPLHPSHSHCGMRPGMGMPQIGSRGMGSGGGMGPICHPGHMMGRTGMSPQQQLQQQHHHQQQQAMMANNLLQHPSHPPRGMLSPQQHPHNLMAQQNLMMMQAKQRGMALPGEHFGQQGALMSPQGPMMGPPHSQSGMMGPQSLRQRSMSLDSPLGYGPGSMANMPF
- the bcl9l gene encoding B-cell CLL/lymphoma 9-like protein isoform X2, producing MHSENKLSNHGKQVTSGSQSQLPNVNQAQQQGPAGNQGSKGSGSGSHGVKSNQISPGNPGLKSLNQSGGGIGGMMKTKAKRERSVSMDTGDQRESLTPVLEPDAKEGVMRSKRRCVLERKQPYSGDEWCSGAETEEEDEKPLSATHREHVMCPSQGHSVSSATGHVSDPGGPGLGSGHGPSIRTDLHPRPPQQVVYVFTTSLANSAAEAVMHGHTDSILLYHQQNVPRTKLDQSTSVGKLSNLTEQISSSHSPPIGTPKSQSGTPRPASVGAVVGGHLPGTTTPSSTGHPDSEPAQTHRGGGTSSSNSRSAVHSLGPGSSGPQSVGVSGTEGVDRPGTIPHHGAGVSPSSSPSALSAHRQSELGQLGGSGNTDGLSKEQLEHRERSLQTLRDIERLLLRSGAGAGHEEPRGPNGNPNGTNINNNNSNDGGRGLEDGENGGGNAGNCHSNNAGMPHVSGMKKYEEPLQSIISQTQNLGGPGLDDSLMGPHHGMPPHSHHLSSPSGLDMGPLLGHESVTPEQLAWRKLQEEYYQEKRRQHEMNPHQHPQHFRMIPEMGMPGGPPMLMRGPPPPYHSKPGDQQWGPGPMVGGGMGGNSRIMDMHQEGPRGPRFLGQMRGPSSGGGYPESPGGVLGMEGLGPQRPPRPGMGWLEEMPPNMGGGGPFHGCYPPGGPGGPPQHFQGDLDRPITREEMFRRLHRLDMQQISRQQQQAGIGGPRMIDNSGGPGFPNPGMGGGPPSRGDPMDFPGSRTIMGSPIGGVGSDGGPTMRDIVDSPLGGNLNMSMGMNMNPQQQQLLAQKLRGGPGIGGRLGEMLNPEDISRIRASQNGRGSSNKGMIPGPDGPLQFPNQSSFPGSQGDGSYMQQPGSDMFGPDQPGPPHMSSTSRLSHIPINSGSRGTDLGARHPPDLPISVNPMGSPAIPPSHQLKSPSLSQEPSPLMPSPSAAGLKSPSQLPQSGPSHPPLPAASGAGTPSSTSIKSPQVIGPSLGLRSPSGSPGHLKSPTMPVASPGWTASPKTAMPSPGGPPSVKVAGNGGSSSTDTGMSLPPRSSNSTPISQPTNSINPSMPFTSSPDAPPSQNPLSLIMSQMSKYAMPSSTPLYHDAIKTIATSDDEMLPDRPLLPGINMSVGNMGNHQSTQMLLSSQGSMGPHSGPQSPMGMALQGGPQLSHDPSGPMLPSPNPMGIPGMTSAIMGGGPPDGIGPCNVSPMHPQNQMGGFPRMQGPLHSPIGGMGQQYPQRPDEVLSPQQMHLLSKGMSHQRPPHQPDSFPSMPMGDGPDLSEVIRPTHTGIPEFDLSRIIPADKPSSTLQYFPKSEAMSQPQQNPHQGQPPPQASSAQLLKQLSSSGPPHSSVPSSNPHIANLQNMMAEQQLPLHPSHSHCGMRPGMGMPQIGSRGMGSGGGMGPICHPGHMMGRTGMSPQQQLQQQHHHQQQQAMMANNLLQHPSHPPRGMLSPQQHPHNLMAQQNLMMMQAKQRGMALPGEHFGQQGALMSPQGPMMGPPHSQSGMMGPQSLRQRSMSLDSPLGYGPGSMANMPF
- the LOC127500233 gene encoding C-X-C chemokine receptor type 5 isoform X1 translates to MFTNRGGCAETLGRARAATSRRTPGSGPEQSATYKNKHNGFKIPGDYLSEYENVTEHPDGVQYICENEKNPLHLFHTVFQPLVYGVVFLLGLTGNGLLLTVLLKRRSNLRITEIYLLHLALADLLLLFTFPFAVTQGAAGWLFGTFLCKLLGLINRLNLMCGSLLLACIGFDRYLAIVHAIPSVQARRPRTVHLTCGLLWLICLSVTIPNTVFLSVEKEVSDPTRLSCDYHNYGIHASNWLLTSRFLTHLLCFFLPLVIMGYCYTSIIITLCQSQRSLEKQGAIRLALLVTLVFCLCWLPYNITVFMHTLVVLGVMPEQDCHAHDTLNRALLVTESIGFSHCCLNPILYAFIGVRFRRDLLQLLAKTKCLRACLSGLQRKSLNRMSITEAITTTTSSQYI
- the LOC127500233 gene encoding C-X-C chemokine receptor type 5 isoform X2; amino-acid sequence: MFICIRTNMDLITNKVTLDLSFSIPGDYLSEYENVTEHPDGVQYICENEKNPLHLFHTVFQPLVYGVVFLLGLTGNGLLLTVLLKRRSNLRITEIYLLHLALADLLLLFTFPFAVTQGAAGWLFGTFLCKLLGLINRLNLMCGSLLLACIGFDRYLAIVHAIPSVQARRPRTVHLTCGLLWLICLSVTIPNTVFLSVEKEVSDPTRLSCDYHNYGIHASNWLLTSRFLTHLLCFFLPLVIMGYCYTSIIITLCQSQRSLEKQGAIRLALLVTLVFCLCWLPYNITVFMHTLVVLGVMPEQDCHAHDTLNRALLVTESIGFSHCCLNPILYAFIGVRFRRDLLQLLAKTKCLRACLSGLQRKSLNRMSITEAITTTTSSQYI